The following coding sequences lie in one Arthrobacter sp. SLBN-122 genomic window:
- a CDS encoding AAA family ATPase, translating into MSRFVLVTASQDFQRKVSQAVRGALHGSVQVLPPSVLLGGPQELFDRLTGEPPEVLILGPGLPEDDALKLATVFDLQFPEISLVLVEDREPEQVITAMRAGIRDIVSPSADGDQLRVLLERACLASAGRRRGLVAAAGPERAPGRVIAVMSPKGGVGKTTVATNLAIGLGKIAPMGVVIVDLDVQFGDVASGLLLEPEHTLKDAVSGAAFQDSMVLKAFLTVHPSGIYALCAPQSPSEADHISGEAVSHLLSQMAAEFQYVVVDTTPGLGEHVLATLEQATDAVWVCGMDVPSIRGLHTSFSILSELQLVPQGRHVVLNFADRRSGLTVQDVEATIGVPVDTVIPRSKAIPFSTNKGVPLLQDSSRDGAARAFGKLVERFDPKRNAQPQKKLHRRMVIS; encoded by the coding sequence ATGAGCCGCTTCGTCCTTGTCACCGCTTCCCAGGATTTCCAGCGCAAGGTGTCTCAGGCCGTGCGCGGAGCGCTACACGGTTCAGTTCAAGTGCTGCCGCCCTCAGTGTTGTTGGGTGGGCCGCAAGAGCTCTTTGATCGGCTCACCGGAGAACCACCTGAAGTCTTGATCCTCGGCCCCGGATTGCCCGAGGACGACGCCCTCAAACTCGCCACGGTGTTCGACCTGCAGTTTCCGGAGATCAGCCTGGTTCTTGTAGAGGACAGGGAGCCCGAGCAGGTGATCACCGCGATGCGCGCCGGCATCAGGGACATTGTCAGCCCCAGTGCGGACGGGGACCAGCTCCGTGTCCTCCTTGAACGCGCTTGCCTTGCTTCAGCCGGACGGCGCCGCGGTCTCGTAGCGGCGGCGGGGCCAGAACGCGCTCCTGGTCGCGTCATTGCCGTCATGTCCCCAAAAGGCGGCGTTGGCAAAACAACTGTCGCCACGAATTTGGCCATCGGTCTTGGCAAGATCGCGCCTATGGGAGTCGTCATAGTCGACCTGGACGTCCAGTTCGGAGATGTGGCCAGCGGCCTCCTGTTGGAACCAGAACACACTTTGAAAGATGCTGTTAGCGGTGCAGCCTTTCAGGACTCAATGGTCCTCAAGGCCTTCCTCACAGTCCACCCCAGTGGAATCTACGCCCTCTGTGCACCCCAAAGCCCAAGCGAAGCAGACCACATCAGTGGGGAAGCAGTGAGTCACCTGCTCAGTCAAATGGCCGCCGAATTCCAGTACGTCGTTGTGGATACGACTCCAGGCCTTGGCGAACACGTCTTGGCGACCTTGGAACAAGCCACCGATGCAGTCTGGGTCTGTGGCATGGACGTACCGAGCATCCGGGGGCTTCACACTAGTTTTTCCATTCTGAGCGAGCTGCAGCTTGTGCCACAAGGTAGGCACGTCGTGCTCAACTTCGCTGACCGTAGGAGCGGCCTAACCGTACAAGACGTTGAAGCGACCATCGGAGTACCTGTAGATACGGTCATCCCCCGCTCGAAGGCTATTCCATTTTCTACGAATAAAGGGGTGCCACTTCTGCAAGATTCATCCCGCGACGGGGCCGCACGAGCTTTCGGCAAGCTTGTTGAACGCTTCGATCCAAAACGGAACGCACAACCCCAAAAGAAACTACATCGTCGGATGGTGATCTCATGA
- the cpaB gene encoding Flp pilus assembly protein CpaB: protein MKSRLLAGTAAVALALVGAILIIFYAQGADQRAMASTNPKKVLVVQKAIPAGTPVNDMAASLVIEDVPGAGVAASTLTSLDGKAGRVAAVDLVPGEQLLAERLIDPKDVKAQGAVEIPKGLQEVTFELEPKRVVGGRIEAGDHIGIGFSFAVGADKTKTSEATTQLTLRKVLVTAVQRAPQATATTKPTDGANPQDTTLPTGSFMVTVAVNDIDATKIIYSSNNGDLWLTKEPLDAQDNGGFIARKDTVYK from the coding sequence GTGAAGTCTCGCCTGCTCGCCGGTACCGCGGCCGTCGCCCTGGCGCTTGTGGGAGCCATCCTCATCATCTTCTATGCGCAGGGAGCCGACCAGAGGGCAATGGCCAGCACCAACCCTAAAAAGGTGCTGGTTGTCCAAAAAGCCATTCCAGCCGGAACACCGGTGAACGACATGGCAGCGTCACTCGTTATCGAGGACGTCCCCGGGGCAGGCGTTGCAGCATCAACCCTCACTTCTCTTGACGGCAAGGCAGGAAGGGTTGCCGCCGTGGACCTCGTCCCCGGGGAACAACTCCTTGCCGAACGTCTGATCGACCCGAAGGACGTCAAAGCCCAGGGCGCGGTCGAGATCCCTAAGGGCCTGCAGGAAGTCACCTTCGAACTTGAACCCAAGCGCGTAGTGGGCGGCCGGATCGAAGCTGGCGACCACATAGGCATTGGCTTTAGCTTCGCAGTCGGTGCAGATAAGACCAAAACAAGCGAGGCCACCACGCAGCTCACCCTCCGCAAGGTCCTGGTCACCGCCGTCCAGCGGGCCCCCCAGGCAACGGCAACAACAAAGCCCACGGACGGCGCCAACCCTCAGGACACCACCCTCCCTACGGGATCGTTCATGGTCACCGTTGCCGTGAACGACATCGACGCCACAAAGATCATCTACTCCTCGAACAACGGCGATCTCTGGCTCACCAAGGAACCCCTGGACGCCCAGGACAACGGCGGCTTCATCGCCAGGAAGGACACGGTGTACAAGTGA
- a CDS encoding Flp family type IVb pilin, producing the protein MLSLYTNLMIRLRSEKGATAVEYGIMVALIAVVIIVAVTLLGNNLSSMFNNVAGKVPVPTTAATGGAGL; encoded by the coding sequence ATGCTTTCTCTCTACACCAACCTCATGATCCGTCTTCGCAGCGAAAAGGGCGCAACCGCGGTTGAATACGGCATCATGGTCGCCCTTATCGCGGTCGTCATCATTGTGGCCGTTACGCTGCTTGGCAACAACCTCAGCAGCATGTTCAACAACGTCGCCGGAAAAGTTCCCGTACCGACGACTGCCGCAACCGGGGGCGCTGGCCTCTAA
- a CDS encoding AAA family ATPase, producing the protein MSRFVLLSPNGDFDQKLRAAVAHGLRGTVQTIASDILPAGPAELFSLLNQEQPEVLIIGPDVPYEEALRFAKVFDVQLPGLSLVLVSDVDPGGLLQAMRAGIRDILSPQADAAEIRVLLERACQSFATRHRGPEAHQPENGSKGLVIGVFSPKGGVGKTTLATNIAIGLGQIAPMSVVIVDLDLQFGDVASGLYLNPEHTVTDAVTPAAAQDSLVLKAFLTVHPAGIYALCAPPNPVDADHITPDQITRLLEQLAQEFQYVVLDTAPGMPEIGLAAMEQCTDVVWVSAMDIPSLRGLRSGLEVLRQLDIMPESRHVVLNMADAKAGLNVQDVESTIGAPVDVSVPRSRAVALSTNRGIPVLQESRKDPAVKSLRQLVERFNPAWRAQAQRKLHRRVVI; encoded by the coding sequence GTGAGCCGCTTCGTCCTACTCTCCCCCAACGGCGACTTCGACCAGAAGCTGCGCGCCGCCGTCGCCCACGGCCTGCGCGGCACCGTCCAGACCATCGCGAGTGACATCCTCCCCGCTGGCCCGGCGGAACTGTTCTCCCTCCTCAACCAGGAACAGCCGGAGGTCCTCATCATCGGTCCCGACGTTCCTTATGAAGAGGCCCTCAGGTTCGCCAAGGTCTTCGACGTCCAACTCCCCGGCCTCAGCCTGGTCCTGGTCAGCGACGTTGACCCCGGAGGCTTGCTGCAAGCCATGCGCGCCGGCATTCGCGATATCCTCAGCCCGCAGGCAGACGCCGCGGAAATCAGGGTGCTGCTCGAACGCGCCTGCCAGTCCTTCGCCACCCGCCACCGCGGCCCCGAGGCACACCAACCCGAGAACGGCAGCAAGGGCCTGGTCATCGGTGTCTTCTCCCCCAAGGGCGGCGTGGGCAAAACCACCTTGGCCACCAACATCGCCATCGGCCTGGGCCAGATCGCGCCCATGAGCGTGGTCATCGTGGACCTTGACCTGCAGTTCGGGGACGTCGCCTCCGGCCTGTACCTCAACCCGGAGCACACGGTCACGGACGCCGTCACCCCAGCCGCGGCCCAGGACTCGCTGGTCCTCAAGGCCTTCCTCACCGTGCACCCCGCCGGCATCTACGCCCTGTGCGCCCCGCCCAACCCAGTGGACGCGGACCACATCACCCCGGACCAGATCACCCGCCTGCTGGAACAGCTCGCGCAGGAATTCCAGTACGTGGTGCTGGACACCGCCCCCGGCATGCCGGAAATCGGCCTCGCTGCCATGGAGCAGTGCACCGACGTGGTCTGGGTCAGCGCCATGGACATCCCCAGCCTCCGCGGCCTCCGCTCCGGCCTCGAAGTCCTCCGCCAGCTGGACATCATGCCCGAATCCCGGCACGTGGTCCTGAACATGGCCGACGCCAAGGCCGGCCTGAACGTCCAGGACGTCGAATCCACCATCGGCGCGCCCGTGGACGTCAGCGTCCCCCGCTCCCGCGCCGTGGCACTGTCCACCAACCGCGGCATCCCCGTCCTCCAGGAATCTCGAAAAGACCCCGCCGTCAAAAGCCTCCGCCAGCTCGTGGAGCGCTTCAACCCGGCCTGGCGCGCCCAGGCACAGCGAAAGCTTCACCGAAGGGTAGTCATCTGA
- a CDS encoding CpaF family protein — protein MSLAERLQAARSGPAASQNAPSLETAATPKTETTNVSAAPVDALAGLKQRAGKTLFERLGGRLTDSSLSDEELRKIARDELSTVIDDEQVPLTSEERRRLIRDVGDDVLGYGPLQRFLDDPSITEIMVNRLDQIYVERDGKLLLTDSRFSSEEHLRKVIERIVAKVGRRIDESSPLVDARLEDGSRVNAIIPPLAVNGSSLTIRKFSKVPLTVQNLIDFGTLTPQMAELLDACVRAKLNIIVSGGTGTGKTTLLNVLSSFIPADDRIVTIEDAVELQLQQSHVVRLESRPPNIEGKGAVTIRELVRNSLRMRPDRIVVGEVRGGESLDMLQAMNTGHDGSISTVHANSPRDAIARLETLVLMAGMDLPLRAIREQVSSAVNLIVHLSRLRDGTRRVTHITEVQGMEGEVVTLQDAFVFDYSAGVDRYGRFLGQPVSTGIRPRFIDHFAELGISVSPGIFSTPPAQPSRR, from the coding sequence ATGAGTCTGGCAGAACGACTGCAAGCTGCGCGTAGCGGGCCTGCGGCCTCGCAGAATGCTCCTTCGCTTGAAACGGCCGCAACTCCAAAGACCGAGACGACAAACGTTAGCGCTGCACCCGTCGATGCCCTTGCAGGTCTCAAGCAGCGGGCGGGGAAGACTTTGTTTGAACGGCTAGGCGGCAGGCTTACTGATTCTTCGCTCAGCGATGAGGAATTACGGAAAATCGCTCGCGACGAGCTCAGCACTGTTATCGACGACGAGCAGGTACCCCTCACTTCGGAGGAACGACGCCGACTTATCCGCGATGTGGGAGATGACGTTCTTGGGTACGGCCCCCTCCAGCGGTTCCTGGACGATCCTTCAATTACGGAGATCATGGTCAACAGGCTTGATCAAATTTATGTTGAGCGGGACGGGAAGCTGCTATTGACAGATAGCCGCTTCAGCAGCGAGGAACACCTTCGTAAAGTCATCGAGCGAATCGTGGCAAAGGTGGGACGACGTATCGACGAGTCTTCTCCTCTGGTCGACGCACGGCTGGAAGACGGATCCCGCGTCAACGCCATTATCCCGCCCTTGGCTGTAAATGGTTCCTCGCTGACTATCAGGAAGTTCAGCAAAGTTCCGTTGACTGTCCAAAACCTAATCGATTTCGGAACGTTGACCCCACAAATGGCCGAGCTATTGGACGCCTGTGTTCGGGCAAAGCTCAACATCATCGTTTCTGGCGGCACCGGCACAGGTAAGACGACGCTGCTTAATGTGCTGTCGTCTTTCATCCCGGCGGACGATCGAATAGTCACCATTGAGGATGCCGTGGAGTTGCAGTTGCAGCAAAGTCACGTGGTGAGGCTCGAAAGCAGGCCGCCGAACATTGAGGGCAAGGGGGCTGTGACCATCCGCGAATTGGTCCGCAATTCGCTTCGTATGCGCCCTGACCGCATCGTCGTAGGTGAGGTTCGAGGCGGAGAGAGCCTCGACATGTTGCAGGCTATGAACACTGGACACGACGGTTCAATCTCGACGGTGCATGCCAACTCCCCAAGGGACGCAATCGCCAGGCTGGAGACCCTGGTCCTCATGGCCGGCATGGACCTACCACTGCGTGCCATACGCGAACAGGTTTCGTCCGCGGTGAACCTCATAGTTCACCTCTCGAGATTGCGGGATGGTACTCGTCGAGTTACTCACATCACAGAAGTACAAGGCATGGAGGGGGAGGTTGTCACTCTCCAGGATGCCTTCGTCTTCGACTACAGTGCGGGTGTTGACAGATACGGCCGATTCCTTGGCCAGCCGGTCTCTACGGGAATTCGCCCGCGTTTTATAGATCATTTTGCGGAACTCGGAATCTCCGTATCGCCCGGAATCTTTTCTACGCCCCCAGCGCAACCATCGAGGCGGTAG
- a CDS encoding type II secretion system F family protein encodes MPTHEIFVAGILLIGASFATAVLVVFKPANGSLPLSRRRPLGAPEQTAIGRFASSVVQLVDRALAGKKTTTVSSNSLLSLAGISLPQADFVVLVVAATMVAGFAGLVLQGIGLGLLLVVAVPVVARVALSILVQRRRAAFEAQLGDTLTMVSGGLRAGHSVLRAIDAVAQEASEPTASEFSRVVNETRLGRDLQDSLNEVSLRMKSEDFSWMAQAIEINREVGGDLAEVFDQVAETIRERTQIKGTVKALSAEGKLSAIILMALPVLLFILIGLANPKYMGALTGHPVGWMLLGVAAVMMTIGGIWVHKISDLKF; translated from the coding sequence ATGCCAACTCATGAAATCTTCGTTGCAGGCATCCTCCTCATAGGTGCGTCATTCGCTACTGCCGTACTCGTTGTTTTCAAGCCGGCGAATGGGTCGCTGCCACTGAGCAGGCGACGGCCCCTTGGCGCACCAGAACAGACAGCAATTGGCCGGTTTGCCTCATCTGTCGTGCAACTCGTTGATAGAGCACTGGCAGGAAAAAAAACTACGACCGTCAGTTCAAATAGTCTCCTCAGCCTTGCGGGAATTTCTCTCCCCCAAGCGGACTTTGTTGTTCTCGTGGTAGCCGCCACAATGGTTGCAGGTTTTGCCGGGCTAGTCCTCCAGGGAATTGGCCTTGGCCTCCTACTAGTCGTTGCAGTGCCAGTGGTCGCAAGAGTTGCTTTGTCTATCCTCGTCCAACGGAGGCGGGCCGCCTTCGAAGCGCAGTTAGGCGACACGCTGACCATGGTGTCGGGGGGCCTTCGGGCAGGACACAGCGTTCTACGGGCCATCGATGCGGTCGCGCAAGAGGCAAGTGAACCAACAGCAAGCGAGTTCTCCCGTGTGGTCAACGAGACTCGACTCGGTCGTGACCTGCAGGATTCACTCAACGAAGTTTCTCTGCGTATGAAAAGCGAGGACTTTAGCTGGATGGCCCAAGCCATAGAAATAAACAGAGAAGTGGGCGGCGATCTGGCGGAGGTGTTTGATCAAGTCGCTGAAACTATCCGTGAACGAACTCAGATTAAGGGAACGGTCAAAGCTTTGAGCGCAGAAGGCAAGCTGAGCGCCATCATTCTCATGGCACTTCCTGTCTTGTTGTTTATCCTGATCGGCTTGGCTAACCCAAAGTACATGGGAGCGTTGACGGGGCATCCCGTGGGCTGGATGTTGCTAGGTGTTGCCGCAGTCATGATGACAATCGGCGGAATCTGGGTCCATAAAATCAGTGATTTGAAGTTTTGA
- the cpaB gene encoding Flp pilus assembly protein CpaB, with the protein MKTRLLGGLAALLLAIVGSVLMFNYAQAADSRAQQGLDPIEVLVVQKAIPAGTPVADVAQFVKQTSLPGAAVPKEVVKSLSDFPGKITSVALEPGEQLLASRLVDPNALVAPGTVPVPQGMEELTLLLEPQRILGGQLKAGDTVGVYTSYKLDDAAAASAPVGNDVKGFKEFTKLAFQKVLVTSVQQAPAESSKKESNSTSDGPALPSGSVYVTLAREDVDAAQIVFASEFGKVWLSKENSDSKDGNPGVITLGKVSQ; encoded by the coding sequence GTGAAAACCAGGCTGCTGGGGGGCCTAGCAGCACTGCTCTTGGCAATTGTCGGATCTGTACTGATGTTCAATTACGCACAGGCAGCCGACAGCCGAGCACAGCAAGGCCTAGATCCCATTGAAGTTCTCGTTGTTCAGAAGGCAATTCCCGCAGGGACTCCTGTCGCCGACGTTGCCCAATTCGTCAAACAGACTTCCCTTCCAGGCGCCGCGGTGCCGAAAGAGGTCGTGAAGTCACTGTCAGACTTTCCCGGCAAGATAACGTCCGTTGCCCTGGAGCCGGGCGAGCAGCTCCTTGCCTCAAGGCTCGTCGACCCCAACGCTCTGGTGGCCCCAGGCACAGTGCCGGTACCTCAAGGCATGGAGGAGCTCACTCTGCTATTGGAACCGCAGCGGATCCTGGGTGGACAGCTTAAGGCCGGAGACACCGTCGGGGTTTACACCTCGTACAAACTGGATGATGCCGCCGCAGCAAGTGCACCCGTCGGGAACGACGTTAAGGGATTCAAGGAGTTTACAAAGCTCGCGTTCCAAAAAGTGCTTGTAACCAGCGTCCAGCAAGCACCTGCTGAATCCTCAAAAAAGGAGTCCAACTCCACGTCGGACGGTCCAGCCCTTCCATCGGGCTCGGTTTATGTGACACTCGCCCGTGAAGACGTCGACGCGGCTCAAATCGTATTCGCGTCAGAGTTTGGCAAGGTCTGGCTGTCGAAGGAAAACAGCGATTCCAAGGACGGCAATCCCGGTGTAATAACCCTCGGAAAGGTTTCGCAATGA
- a CDS encoding CpaF family protein, producing MKLSERISAAQDRHQGTGTALLEPPRPATAAAPAPAEGAERHLTAPAAVVHSTYDDAAQQVPTAPKVDVFAAMKDRAATALFERMGTRFNDAAVTEQELRSTAKKELTRIIDAEQVPLTPEERTRLVQDVADDVLGYGPLQRLLDDPAVTEIMVNRMDQIYVERKGKLALSESRFSSEEHLRKVIERIVSKVGRRIDESSPLVDARLEDGSRVNAVIPPLAVGGSSLTIRKFSKTPLTVRNLIDFGTLTPEMAELLNACVKAKLNIIVSGGTGTGKTTLLNVLSSFLPHDERIVTIEDAVELQIQQDHVVRLESRPPNTEGKGEVTIRELLRNSLRMRPDRIVVGEVRGGESLDMLQAMNTGHDGSLSTVHSNSPRDAVARLETLVLMAGMDLPLRAIREQIASAVNLIVQISRLRDGTRRITHVTEVQGMEGDIVTLQDAFVFDYSAGVDAQGRFMGKPVATGIRPRFIDRFEDLGIHVSPAVFAGPLSPGTK from the coding sequence ATGAAACTCTCCGAACGCATCAGCGCCGCCCAGGACCGCCACCAGGGAACCGGCACTGCACTCCTCGAGCCGCCACGTCCCGCAACGGCGGCTGCCCCGGCCCCCGCGGAAGGTGCTGAGCGGCACCTTACGGCCCCGGCCGCCGTCGTGCATTCAACGTACGACGACGCCGCGCAGCAGGTGCCCACCGCACCCAAGGTGGACGTCTTTGCAGCCATGAAGGACAGGGCGGCCACCGCCCTGTTCGAACGCATGGGCACGCGCTTCAATGACGCCGCCGTCACCGAGCAGGAACTGCGGAGCACCGCCAAAAAGGAACTCACCCGCATTATCGACGCCGAGCAGGTGCCGCTGACGCCGGAGGAGCGTACCCGCCTGGTCCAGGACGTCGCCGACGACGTGCTGGGTTACGGCCCCCTTCAGCGCCTGCTGGACGACCCCGCCGTCACCGAAATCATGGTCAACCGGATGGACCAGATCTACGTGGAACGCAAGGGCAAGCTCGCCCTCAGCGAGTCCCGGTTCAGCTCCGAGGAACACCTGCGCAAAGTGATCGAACGGATCGTGTCCAAGGTGGGCCGGCGCATCGACGAATCTTCCCCGCTGGTGGATGCCCGCCTGGAGGACGGCTCCCGCGTCAACGCCGTCATCCCACCGCTGGCGGTTGGCGGCTCCTCGCTGACCATCCGAAAATTCAGCAAGACCCCGTTGACGGTCCGCAACCTCATCGACTTCGGGACGCTGACACCGGAGATGGCCGAACTGCTGAACGCCTGCGTGAAAGCCAAGCTCAACATCATCGTCTCCGGCGGCACGGGCACCGGCAAGACCACACTCCTCAACGTCTTGTCCTCCTTCCTTCCGCACGACGAGCGGATCGTCACCATCGAGGACGCCGTGGAACTGCAGATCCAACAGGACCACGTGGTCCGGCTCGAAAGCCGGCCGCCCAACACCGAAGGCAAGGGCGAGGTCACCATCCGCGAACTCCTCCGCAACTCCCTCCGTATGCGGCCGGACCGGATTGTGGTGGGTGAGGTCCGCGGCGGCGAATCGCTGGACATGCTGCAGGCCATGAACACCGGCCACGACGGATCCCTCTCCACCGTGCACTCCAACTCGCCGCGCGACGCGGTGGCCCGCCTCGAAACCCTGGTGCTGATGGCCGGCATGGACCTGCCGCTGCGGGCCATCCGCGAACAGATCGCCTCCGCCGTGAACCTGATCGTCCAGATTTCCCGGCTCCGCGACGGCACCCGCCGCATCACCCACGTCACGGAAGTCCAGGGCATGGAAGGCGACATCGTCACCCTCCAGGATGCCTTCGTCTTCGACTACTCGGCGGGCGTGGATGCGCAGGGTCGGTTCATGGGCAAGCCGGTTGCCACGGGCATCCGGCCGCGGTTCATCGACCGGTTCGAGGACTTGGGGATCCACGTGTCCCCGGCAGTCTTCGCCGGGCCGCTGTCACCGGGCACCAAGTAG
- a CDS encoding pilus assembly protein TadG-related protein produces MRRLTTLGRPQGKTSERGAISVIVAIMLVVLLGSAAIAVDVGVIYSERAQLQSGADSSAIALAQKCARSITDSLCSTTSTLAANLANQNALDGKSNVYNIQLEKTARTVSVITTAKGTGAPDNSVSLFFANALGVPSKEVGAKSSAVWGSPIKGPTAFPLAFSICQVQNMVDHGLQVLQNKDSKSANPGCTLPSGGTVPGGFGWLAQDTGKCGASIDLSIDKGGSDPTSTKTGNSAPSNCEGTLNGWAADITAGRKVIVLLPVFDKVTGTGAGAIYHLTAFAAFNVVGWKFSGQDNTTPYSFSNTAPKGSGSAATATCTGDCRGIIGEFVTYVSLVDGYTLGPVSPYGATIVRLSL; encoded by the coding sequence ATGCGGAGGTTGACAACCTTGGGTAGACCGCAGGGGAAAACCAGCGAGCGCGGCGCCATTTCAGTCATTGTTGCCATCATGCTGGTGGTCTTGCTTGGCTCCGCTGCCATTGCTGTCGATGTCGGCGTCATCTACTCCGAACGTGCACAGCTGCAGAGTGGCGCAGACTCTTCAGCCATTGCGCTGGCGCAGAAGTGCGCGCGCAGCATTACCGATTCCCTATGCTCAACAACATCAACACTTGCCGCAAACCTGGCAAACCAGAACGCTCTGGATGGTAAAAGCAACGTCTACAACATCCAGCTGGAGAAGACCGCCCGTACAGTTTCGGTCATCACGACTGCGAAGGGCACCGGCGCGCCAGACAACTCCGTTTCGCTATTTTTTGCAAACGCTCTCGGGGTTCCGTCGAAAGAGGTCGGCGCCAAGTCGTCTGCTGTCTGGGGCAGCCCCATTAAGGGGCCCACCGCTTTTCCACTCGCTTTTTCGATTTGCCAAGTCCAGAACATGGTGGACCACGGCCTGCAGGTCCTTCAAAACAAGGACAGTAAATCCGCGAACCCCGGCTGCACCCTTCCCTCTGGGGGGACAGTGCCGGGAGGCTTCGGCTGGCTAGCCCAGGACACCGGCAAGTGCGGCGCCAGTATCGATTTGAGCATCGACAAAGGCGGCAGCGACCCAACAAGTACCAAAACGGGCAACAGCGCCCCTAGCAACTGCGAAGGCACACTCAATGGCTGGGCCGCCGATATCACGGCCGGGCGCAAAGTTATCGTTCTCCTCCCGGTTTTCGACAAAGTCACTGGCACTGGCGCTGGCGCAATTTACCACCTCACGGCTTTCGCCGCCTTCAATGTCGTCGGCTGGAAGTTCAGCGGGCAGGACAACACCACCCCCTACTCGTTCAGCAACACCGCACCGAAAGGGTCGGGCTCCGCTGCTACTGCTACATGCACAGGAGATTGTCGCGGCATCATCGGAGAATTCGTGACGTACGTCTCGCTTGTCGATGGCTACACACTCGGCCCCGTTAGTCCTTACGGCGCCACCATCGTTCGCCTCTCGCTCTGA
- a CDS encoding type II secretion system F family protein, with product MGIIALTVVPIAFLVWSLIVTDRKSRVLIQGNLNKGIDLSAAAVTGQNMDLERLAARVTPAGYAAKLDRLLALAGRPAIMPLPRLLVAKPAMALIAAIVMMLFLSRGATPQLLLLAVFTTLLAYFVPDLLIYSRGSERQTKIQLELPNTLDQMLIAVEAGLGFESAMARAGHNGKGPLAEELVRTLQDMQVGRSRRDSYLALADRSNVQDLRSFVRAVVQADAYGIAIAKVLKAQAQEMRVKRRQRAEHKAMKLPVLVLFPLLLFIFPVIFIIILGPAVINIIEAFS from the coding sequence ATGGGCATCATCGCCCTCACAGTAGTACCGATTGCATTTCTCGTCTGGTCCTTGATCGTCACAGACCGCAAGTCTCGCGTGCTGATACAAGGAAATCTGAATAAGGGCATCGATTTATCTGCCGCCGCAGTAACTGGCCAAAACATGGACCTGGAGAGGCTGGCGGCTCGTGTTACCCCCGCAGGCTATGCGGCTAAACTCGATAGGCTGCTTGCCTTGGCGGGAAGGCCCGCTATTATGCCGCTCCCAAGGCTTCTTGTAGCAAAGCCGGCAATGGCGCTCATTGCTGCCATCGTTATGATGCTTTTCCTTAGCCGCGGCGCAACACCCCAGTTATTACTTTTGGCCGTGTTTACAACCTTGCTCGCGTACTTTGTTCCCGACTTGCTGATCTACAGTCGCGGTTCTGAAAGGCAGACGAAAATTCAGCTTGAACTTCCTAACACGCTGGATCAAATGCTTATTGCGGTTGAAGCGGGGCTGGGTTTCGAATCAGCAATGGCGAGGGCTGGCCACAACGGGAAAGGTCCCCTCGCTGAGGAATTAGTCCGAACCCTGCAGGACATGCAGGTGGGTCGCAGCCGGCGCGATTCCTATCTCGCCCTGGCCGATCGCAGTAATGTTCAGGATCTGCGCAGCTTCGTTCGAGCCGTTGTGCAGGCAGATGCATACGGCATCGCCATCGCAAAGGTCCTCAAGGCTCAGGCCCAAGAAATGCGAGTCAAGCGACGCCAACGAGCAGAGCATAAGGCGATGAAGCTTCCTGTGTTGGTCTTGTTTCCGCTCCTGCTGTTTATTTTCCCGGTGATATTCATCATCATCCTGGGCCCCGCAGTTATCAACATCATCGAGGCCTTCAGCTAG
- a CDS encoding TadE/TadG family type IV pilus assembly protein has product MKHDSERGAAAVEFAILLPLLLMLVLGTIEFGRAYNAQITLTNAARDGVRVMAINNNPSAAATAVQSAAASVSSTIPSSAVTVSPTSCTAGIQVTVTVKYTLSTITGIAGPFPMTGKGVMLCGG; this is encoded by the coding sequence GTGAAACACGACTCGGAACGCGGTGCAGCCGCCGTTGAATTCGCGATCCTGCTGCCCCTTCTTTTAATGCTAGTTCTGGGAACCATAGAATTCGGCCGGGCCTACAATGCCCAGATCACCCTTACCAATGCAGCCCGTGACGGTGTAAGGGTCATGGCAATCAACAACAACCCGTCCGCAGCCGCAACCGCCGTTCAAAGCGCTGCTGCGTCGGTCAGCTCAACCATTCCCTCCTCCGCGGTCACGGTGAGCCCAACCTCGTGCACCGCGGGTATCCAGGTGACTGTCACCGTGAAGTACACGCTCTCCACCATCACCGGAATCGCCGGTCCGTTCCCCATGACTGGAAAGGGAGTCATGCTATGCGGAGGTTGA